The sequence CCGCGCCGACGCCACCGAGGGGGACTACGCGCAGTTGAAGGCGGGCGGGGAGTTGGCCGCGACGGAGGTCTACGGCGAGCGGGCGTTGCTGGTGCGTGCCGGGCTGATCCTCGGGCCGGGGGAGGACATCGGCCGCCTGCCCTGGTGGCTGCGGCGGGTGTCCCGGGGCGGTGACGTGCTCGCGCCGGGCCCGGCCGACCTGCCCGTGCAGTACGTCGACGTGCGCGACCTGGCCCGGTGGACGCTGGACCGGGCCGTCGAGGGAACGGGCGGCGCGTTCAACGTGATCAGCCACCCGGGGCACACCACCATGGGCGAGCTGCTGGACTCGGTCGTCGCGGTGACCGGCTCCGACGCCCGACTGCGGTGGACCGACCCGGAGCCGATCCTGGCCGCTGGCGTGGTCCCGTGGAACGACCTGCCGATCTGGGTACCGCGCGGTCACGAGTTCCGGTGGTTGCAGGAGCGTGGCGTGCAGAAGGCGTACGCCGCGGGGTTGACCTGCCGACCGGTGGCCGAAACCGTCGCCGACACCTGGCGTTGGCTGACCGCCGTGGGGTCGGTGCCGCCGCGCGCCGGTCGACCGGCCCGGGAGCCGGTGGGCCTTGACCCCGAGCGGGAGGCGGCGCTGCTCGCCGTCTGAGCCCTGGGCCGCTCAGGTCTGCGCCACCGGCAGGTCCAACACCTCGTCGACGCCACGTCGCGGGGTCGGCCGACCTGGCTGGCCGTACCCGATCCGCAGCACCATCTGCGGTGTGCCGAACCGTCCCAGTGACAGCCGCAGTTGCTCCCGCGCCGCGGGCACCTCGATCGGCTGGGACAGCATCGACACGCTGAGTCCGGCGTCCGTGGCGGTGAGCAGCAGGCGTTGCAGGGCCTGCCCGGCGATCACCTGGTCCACGGCGGTGTTGCCCACCGAGCCCAGCACCCCCACCAGGGGTTCCGGTTCGAAGTCCCGCCCGGGGGCGCGGTCACGCCCACCGTAGGCGCGGGTCGGGAGGACGTCCTGCGGCTCGCCCTGCGGACCTCCGGCCGAACTGGGCACGCCGTCCGGGGTCGGCTCCCGGCGCAGCCACCGTTCCCGTTCGGCCCGGTACGCGGGGTCGCGCTCCAGCACCCGGTGCGCGCTGCGCGCGAGCTCTCCGAACGCGGAGACCGCGCTCACCCCGATCAGCAGTTCCAACCAGCACTGCTCGGCATGGGCCGCCTCGCCGAGGCGCCACCGGGCGTCGGCCGGCACCGGGTCCGGCCAGAACGGCTGGCGGTTGCTGAATCGGCGTGGCATTGCCGCGTACAGGCTCTGCTCGGTGGGGGTGGGTCGGCGCGGAAGGTCCGGTACCAGCCGGGCCAGCAGGTCCGGCTCGGCCGGGTCGGGGCGCAGCCGTACCCGGGCCGGGATGCCGGCCACGGCCAGGGCGATCCGCAGGTTGAACAACGCCGCGCCGCAGGCGATCCGGACGCCCCACCCGCTCGGGTCGGTCGCCGGTAGCCGGCGGGAAGGGTCGGCCAGCACCTCGATGCCGCCGTCGCGCAGCCGCAGCCGCCACGGTTGGGTGTTGTGCAACGACGGTGCCCGGACCGCGTCCACGGCGGCGGTCCGTAGCTGGGCTGCGGTGTAGCCGATGTCCATGGCGGTGCTCCTCTCCGGCTGGGCCGGCGGCGGGTGGTGCCGCGCTGGCCGGCGTACGTTCACGGTCCATCGTTCGGTGGTCGCCGAGCAGGGCCGGACGTCCCGACCAGCCGGGTCCGAGCGCCCGCTCGCTGCGGGCCGGTCGGGACCTTCGGCCCGTGCGGTGGGCCACCGGCAGCCTGTAGAAACGAGGAATGATCCGTGTGTTCCTCCTCGACGACCATGAGGTCGTCCGCCGTGGCCTGGCCGACCTGTTGCAGAGCAGCGGCGACATCGAGGTGGTCGGCGAGTCCGGCTCGGCGCAGGAGGCGGCCCGCCGCATCCCGGCGTTGCGGCCCGACGTGGCGATCCTCGACGCGCGGCTGCCCGACGGCAACGGCATCGACGTGTGCCGTGACATCCGCGCCGTCGACTCGTCCATCAAGGGACTGATCCTCACCTCGTACGAGGACGACGAGGCGTTGTTCGCGGCGATCATGGCGGGTGCCGCCGGGTACGTGCTCAAGCAGATCCGTGGCACCGACCTGGTCGACGCGGTGCGTCGCGTCGCGGCCGGGCAGTCACTGCTCGATCCGGCGATCACGACCCGGGTGCTGGAGCGCATCCGCAACGGCGTCGAACAGCCGCGCGAGCTGAAGTCGCTCACCGAGCAGGAGCGGCGGATCCTGGAGTACGTGGCCGAGGGGCTGACCAACCGGGAGATCGCCGGGCGGATGTTCCTGGCGGAGAAGACGGTGAAGAACTACGTCTCCAGCGTGCTGGCCAAGCTGGGCCTGGAGCGCCGCACACAGGCCGCCGTTCTGGCCACGCGTCTGCTCGGCAAGACGCCCTGACCGGGGTCGCGGCAGTCAGTCGCGCAGCGGCACGGCCCAGCGCACCTCGGTGCCGTGCGGATCGACCCCGGTGATCGTGAAGGTGCCGTCGAGGCGGTTGGCGCGTTCACGCAGGTTGACCAGGCCACCCCGGGCGGCGGCCGGGTCACAGCCCACCCCGTTGTCGGTGACCGTCACCGTGACCTGGCCGGCGTCGACGCGTACGGCGACGTCGACGCGGGTGCTCCGCGCGTGGCGGACCACGTTCGACAGGGCCTCGCGCAGCACGGCGGTGAGGTCCGGGCGGATGGCGTCCGGCACGGCGCTGTCCACCGGCCCGGTCAGCTCCAGGTGCGGCCTGAAACCCAGCGGTTCGGCGGCGGCCTCGATCGCCTCACGGATCTCGGTGCGCAGCTCCGAGGTCATCGGCGTACGCAGCTCGAAGATGGTCCGGCGGATGTCGCGGATGGTGGCGTCCAGATCGTCGACGGCCGCGTTGATCCGCTTGGCCACCTCCGGGCGGGCCATCGGGGCGGCGCTCTGAAGTTGCAGGCCAGTGGCGAAGAGCCGTTGGATCACCACGTCGTGCAGGTCGCGGGCGATCCGCTCGCGGTCCTCGAGAACCACCAGTAGTTCCCGTTCCTCCTGGCCGCGCGCCCGTTCCATCGCCAGCGCGGCCTGCCCGGCGAAGCTGCCCAGCAGCGTCAGGTCCTCCTCGCTGGCGCCACCGCCGCGCTCCGGCCGATGTGCCACGATCAGCACGCCGTGCAGGGTCTCGGCGGTGGTGAGTGGCGAGATCATCGCTTGGCCGGTGTGCAGCAGCGCCGGCCAGGGCGCGGCGTGCGCCAGGTCGTCCACCTGGTCCTGCCGGCCCTCGGCGACCGCCGCGCCGAAGCTGGTGTCGGCGGCGGGCAGAACCGCACCGACGAGCGCGTGGGCCTGCTCGTCGGCGCCGTCGACGACCTCCACGGAGAACTGCTCGGCGTCGGTGTCGTAGAGCAGCACCAGCGCCAGCTCGGCCTCGGCGACCTCGCGGGCTCGGCGGGCGACCAACGCCAACGCGTCGGTACGGCGTACCTCACCGAGTAGCACCGTGGTGATTTCGGCGGTGGCGGCGAGCCAGCGTTCCCGCCGGTGCGCCAGGGCGTACAGGCGGGCGTTCTCGATGGCCACGCCGGCGGCGGCGGCGAGCGCGACGACGATCTCCTCGTCGTCCTCGGTGAACTGCGCGCCGCCCTGCTTCTCCGCCAGGTAGAGGTTGCCGAAGACCTGGTCGCGGATGAGGACCGGCACGCCCAGGAAGCTGTGCATGGGCGGGTGGTTGGCCGGGAACCCGTAGGAGCGGGGGTGCTGGGTGATGTCGGGCATCCGCAGCGGCCGGGGTTCGTCGATGAGCAGGCCGAGCACACCCCGCCCGTGCGGCAGGTCGCCGATCTGTTCATGCTGCTCGGGCGTGATGCCGTGGACGATGAAGTCGTGCAGCAGCCGGTCCGGGCCGACCACGCCGAGCGCGCCGTACCGGGCACCGACCAACTCGCAGGCCGCCTGCACGATGCGTTGCAGGGTGGTGCGCAGGTCCAGGTTGGTGCCGATGCCGACCACCGCGTCGAGCAGGGCCCGCAGGCGCTCCCGGCTGGTCACCACCTCGCCGACCCGGACCAGCATCTCCTGGAGCAGTTCGTCGAGACGGACCCGGGACAGCGGGCTCAGCCCGAGCGACGGTGTCGGGGACGGTTCCTGACGGGGCGACGGAGCGCTGCTGGTCACCGGGGGATGGTAGCGCCGGTGCCGCTCGTCGCCAGACCCGTCAACGGACGGCGGAGGTGTCGACCACCTGCGCGGTGGTCAACCGCGGCGTGTGCGGCGGACCGGAGTGTGCCGGGTCCGCGATGCCCAGACGCACCACGAGGTACGGGAAGCCGATCCCGGAGAGCAGCTGCCGCAGGGTCTGCCGGGTGCCCGGCACCTCCACCACCGCGCTGAGCGGCACCACTGACACGCCGAGGCGGGTGGCGGTCAGCCAACCGGCGGAGAGCGCCTCGCCGGCGCGCAACCAGCTGTCCCGTTCGTCCTCGTCGCCGTGCAGCATCGCGTACACCGCCATCCGGTCGTGGCCCGGGCCCACCGGCAGGCTGCCGGGCCGGCCGAAGTCGCGGCCCGGCACTGTGGTCTGCGCGGGCTGCTCGGGCAGCACCTCCGCCGGCAGGCCGGTGCCCGAGCCGGCCCGGCTGGTCCAGTACGCCAGCTCGGTACGCAGCTCCGGGTCCTCGGCCTCGACCGTGTCGGCGTGCGCGGCGGTCGCGGCCAGCTCCAGCACCTGGTCACGGTCGAGGATCTGCAACCGGCAACCTTCCGCGCTGACCGCCCGGGTGATCTCCTCGATCGCCGTGGGCGGAACCGGCTCGTCGCTGACCGGCCGCCGGTCGGTGTGTCGCACCTGCATGCACTGCACCAGGCGCATGGCGTCCGGGTCGGCAGTGGTGTGGCTGAGGTCGGTCAGCCGGGCCAGCAACTCGCTGTCGGCGGGGTCGGGCAGCCGTTCCACCACGGCGCGCCACCCCTCGGCGGCCAGCGCCAGTCGGGCGTGGTGCAGGGCGGTGCCGCAGCTGATCGCGAGCAGTCGCCCCTCGGGGTCGGTGGCGGCGAGCTGTCGGTCGGCGACCGAGCGCAACTCCAACGCGTCGGGCAGCACCCGCCAGCGCCACGGCTGGGTGTTGTGCACCGAGGGAGCGTGGCCGGCGGTGGCGGCGGCCTCCGCCAGCGCGGTGGTCAGTCGACTTTCCTGACTCATGGTCACGACCTTTCCGTCTCTGCTCATCGTGCCGTACGACACGTCGCCGCGTCGGGGGTTGCCGCCTCATCCTGGGTCATCTAGTGGTGCGCGCGCAGGGGCCGCAGGTCCCGACCCCGCCGGGCCGTTACGCCCGCCGCACCAGGTCCGGCACCGTCACGACCTCCGTCGACCGGGCGAAACGCCCATTGTCCGGCCGTTGGCCGCCCACCGGCTGCGACGATGCGCAGGTGGGGGCCGAGCCGAGCGAGTGCGTACCGGAGCAGCCGGTCCGCGCACGCGTGCGGCGGTGGTGGGCGTGGGCGCCGCTGTTCGGGCTCGGCTTCGGGGTGCTGGCCGGCGTGGCGCTGCGGATCGCGGACCGACCGAATGCGGCCAACCTGATCTGGGCGGCCGTCACGGTGGCCGCGCTGCTGCCGGCGGCGTGGTCGATGCTGCGCTCGTTGTGGCGCCGGCACTTCGGAGTGGACGTGATCGCCGTGCTGGCGCTGGCCGGTGCGCTCGGCGTCGGGGAGTACCTGGCCGGGGCGGTCATCGCCGTGATGCTGGCGACCGGGCGGTCGTTGGAGTCGTACGCCCAGCGCCGGGCGACCCGCGACCTGCGGGCGTTGCTGGCGCGCGCTCCGCGTACCGCCCGTCGGCGTGGGCCTGGCGGCGCGATCGAGGTGGTGCCGCTGGACCGGGTGGCGGTGGCGGACCGGTTGCTGGTCGGCCCGGGGGACGTGGTGCCGGTCGACGGGACGGTCGAGGAGGCGGCCACGCTGGACGAGTCGGTGGTGACCGGGGAGTCGCGGCTGGTCCAGCGGGCCGCCGGGGAGGCGGTGGCCAGTGGTGTGGTCAACGCCGGTGCGGGGTTCGGCATGCGGGCGACGAAGAACGCGGCGCAGAGCACGTACGCCGGGATCGTCCGGCTGGCCCAGGAGGCGACCGCCCGCAAGGCCCCGATGGTGCGGCTGGCCGACCGGTACGCCGCGGCGTTCGTGCCGTTCACGCTGGTCCTGGCCGGGCTGGGCTGGTTGCTCTCCGGCGACGTGGTCCGGGCGGTGGCGGTGCTGGTGGTGGCCACCCCCTGCCCGCTGCTGCTGGCCACCCCGATCGCGATCGTGTCCGGCCTGTCCCGGGTGGCCCGGCGCGGGGTCCTGGTCCGCGACGGTGGAGCGCTGGAACTGCTCGGCCGGGCTCGGACACTGCTGGTGGACAAGACCGGCACGCTGACCGCCGGCCGCCCGCGCGCCGCCGAGACGGTCGTCGCCCCGGGTGGTGATCGTGACGAGGTGTTGCGCCTCGCGGCCTCGGTGGAGCAGTTGTCTCCGCACGTGCTGGCCGCCGCGCTGGTCCGGCAGGCTCGCGATCGAGGGCTGACACTGACCGAGCCGACCGGCGTCACCGAGGAGCCGGGACGGGGGGTCAGCGGCCGGGTCGACGGCCGAGTGGTCCGGGTCGGTCAGGTCACCGGGAAGCTGCCCGAGTGGGCAGATCGGGCGCGGGCCCGCACCGAGCTGGCCGGTTGGTCCGCGGTGTGGGTCAGCGACGAGGGTGGACCGCTCGGCGCGATCCTGCTGGAGGATCCGGTGCGCTCCGACGCTCGCCGGACTGTACGCCGGCTGCGTGCGGCGGGGCTGCGGCGGATCGTGCTGGTCACGGGCGACCAACCGACCACCGCCGCGCAGGTCGCGGCGATGGTCGGGGTGGACGACGTGCTTGCCCGCTGCACGCCGCAGGAGAAGGTGGCCCGGGTCCGGGCGGAGGCCGACCGGGCGGTCACGGTGATGGTCGGCGACGGGGTCAACGACGCTCCCGCGCTGGCTGAGGCGCACGTGGGCGTCGCGATGGGGGCGACCGGCGCGAGCGCCTCAGCGGACGTGGCGGACGCGGTGCTCACCGTGGACCGGCTGGACCGGCTCGCCGACGCGGTGGAGATCGCCCGGTACGCCCGGCGGATCGCCGTGCAGAGCGCCACCGTCGGGATGGGGTTGGCTGTGCTGGCGATGCTCGTGGCGGCGGTCGGACGGCTGCCCCCGGTCGCTGGCGCGTTCCTGCAGGAGGGCATCGACGTGCTGGTGATCCTCAACGCGCTGCGGGCACTGGGGGGTGGGCTGCGCCGGCGCGACGTCCCGCCGCGTACCCGGGAGTTGCTCGCCCACTACGCGGGGGAACACCAGGTGGTACGCGACGTGCTGGCCGGGTTGCGGGACACGGCCGACCTGGTCGCCACCGACCCGGCGTCGCCGAGGTGCCTGCCGGCGGTACGCGAGACGCACCGGCGGTTGACCGAACACGTGCTGCCGCACGAGGCTGCCGAGGAGCGACAGCTCTACCCCGCGCTGGCCTCCCCGCTGGGCAGCGGGGAGGCGACGTCCACGATGAGCCGGGCACACGTGGAGATCCGCCGCCAGGTGGACCTGCTCGGCGCCCAACTCGCCCAGACCGCCGACGGTCGGCTGCGCCCCGACCAGGTTCCCGACCTGCTGGCCACCCTCTACGGGTTGGACGCGGTGCTGCGTCTGCACCTGGCTCAGGAAGAGGAGGAGTTCTTCTCCCTCGACCCGTCCGACCCGACGACCGCGCGGCGGTGACCCCGGGCCAGGCCGCCGTGCCCGCGGGTGCGGCCCCGCCCGGCTGATGTCAGCGTTCGCGGACCACGGCGACCGGGCAGGCGGCGTGCTGGATGAGTTGTTGGCTGACCGAGCCGAGCAGCATGCCGGCCAGCCCGCCCCGTCCCCGACTGCCGACCACGATCAACCGCGCGCCCCGACTCGCCTCGATCAGCATCGCCGCCGGGCTGGTCGACACCAGGTCGACGGTCACCGCCAGCTCGGGGAACGTCCGCCGCCACGGCTCCAGCGCCTGCTCCACTGCGGCCCGCTCGTCGGGCACCCCGGCCGCCCCGCCGGGGCCCGCTGTCCAGGCGTGCAGGACGCGCAGCGGCAGCTGCCGCTGCGCCGCCCGTTCGGCCGCGAAGCCGAGCGCCACCAGCGACGGTTCGGAGCCGTCCACCCCGACCGCCACCGGTCCGCTCGACTGGTCGGTAGCGGCGCTGCCGGCCCCGTCCCGGACCACCACGACCGGGCAGTGGGCGTGCGCGGCTACCGACACCGCCGTCGACCCGGCCAGCAGGCCGCCGAATCCGCCGTGGCCCCGGCTGCCGAGCACCAGCATCCCGGCCTCGGCCGAGCGTTCCTGCAACACCAGCGCGGGTGGCCCGTCGTACACCTCGCCGGTGATCTCCAGGCCGGGGTTCGCCGCGGTGGCATCCGCCGCGGCCTTGCGGACCAGGTCCTCGACCTGCCGACGGGCGGTGTCGTCGGGCCACACGCCGGGGGCCACCCCCGGGCCGACCCAGCTGGCCACTGTCAACCATTCGAAGACGTACGCCAGGCGCACCGGCTGGCCGCTGTGCCGGGCCTCCTCCACGGCCCAGCCCAGGGCCAGCGAGGCGTCGGTGGAGCCGTCGTAGCCGACCAGGATCTCCGCGTCGCGCACGTCGTCCTCCTTCAGGGGGTGGTCGGGTCGGTTTCGCGGACCCAGCGCCATTCGGCGACCTGGGGATCGTCCTCGCCGTACTGGCGGGTGTAGTCGCGGGCCGCCTGCCGGGCGTCGACCATCCGTTGGCGTAGGTGCGCGGCGCTGGCGGCCAGCCCGGGTACCCGGTCGATGACGTCGATGACCAGGTGGAAGCGGTCCAGGTCGTTGAGCATCACCATGTCGAACGGGGTGGTGGTGGTGCCCTCCTCCTTGTAACCGCGCACGTGCAGGTTGTCGTGGTTGCTGCGGCGGTAGGTGAGTCGGTGGATCAGCCACGGGTAACCGTGGTACGCGAAGATGATCGGCCGGTCCTGGGTGAAGATGGTGTCGAACTCGTTGTCGGTCAGGCCGTGTGGGTGGTCGGTGTCCGGCTGGAGTCGCATCAGGTCGACCACGTTGACCAGGCGCACCTTCAACGCCGGCAGGTTCTGCCGCAGCAGCTCGACGGCCGCCAACGTCTCCAGGGTGGGCACGTCTCCGCAGCAGGCGAGCACCACGTCCGGCTCGGTGCCGCCGTCGTTGCTGGCCCACTCCCAGATGCCCAGGCCACGCCGGGTGTGCTGGATCGCCTCGGTCATCGTCAGCCAGTTCGGGGCGGCCTGCTTACCGGCCACCACCACGTTGATGTAGTGCCGGCTGCGCAGGCAGTGGTCCATCGTGGCGAGCAGCGTGTTGGCGTCCGGCGGCAGGTAGACCCGCACCACCTCGGCCTTCTTGTTGACGACGTGGTCGATGAAGCCCGGGTCCTGGTGGGAGAAGCCGTTGTGGTCCTGCCGCCAGACGTGGCTGGACAGCAGGTAGTTCAGCGAGGCGATGGGCTGCCGCCAGGGGATGGCCCGGGTCACCTTCAGCCACTTGGCGTGCTGGTTGAGCATCGAGTCGACGATGTGGATGAACGCCTCGTAGCTGGTGAACACGCCATGCCGGCCGGTCAGCAGGTAGCCCTCCAGCCAGCCCTGGCACAGGTGCTCGGAGAGCACCTCCATGACCCGCCCGTCGGGGGAGAGGTGGTCGTCGCCGGGCACGGTGGCGGCAACCCAGGCCCGGTCGGTCACCTCGAAGGCGGCGCCCAGCCGGTTCGACGCGACCTCGTCCGGGCCGAACAGCCGGAACGTCTCCGGGTTGGCGCTGATCACGTCGCGGATCCACGGGCCGAGCACCCCTGTCGCGCCGGCGATCGGGGTACCCGGTTCGGGAACCTCCACACCGTAGTCGCGGAAGTCCGGCAGGGTCAGGTCGCGTAGCACCACGCCGCCGTTGGTGACCGGGTTGGCGCTCATCCGCCGGTCGCCGCTCGGCGGCAGCGTCAGCAGCTCGTCCACCGGCGCGCCGGTGGCGTCGAACAGCTCCTCCGGCCGGTAGCTGCGCAGCCAGTGCTCCAGCTCGGCCAGGTGCGCCGGGTTGTCGCGGACACCCGACAGCGGCACCTGGTGGGCGCGGTAGGTGCCCTCCACCTGGGTGCCGTCGACCTCACGTGGGCCGGTCCAGCCCTTCGGCGTCCGCAGAATGATCATCGGCCAGCGGGGGCGTTCGACGACACCCCCGGAGCGGGCCCGCCGCTGGATCTCGGCGATCTCGTCCAGCGCCCGGTCCAGCGTCGCGGCGAGGGTCCGATGCACCTGGGCGGGATCGTCGCCGGCCACCACGTACGGCTGGTAACCCGATCCGCGCATGAGGTCGAGCAGGTCGGTCTCCGGGATCCGGGACAGCACGGTCGGGTTGGCGATCTTGTAACCGTTGAGGTGCAGGACGGGCAACACCGCGCCGTCGCGCGCCGGGTTGAGGAACACGTCGGAGAGCCAACTCCCGGCCAGTGGCCCGGTCTCCGCCTCGCCGTCGCCGATAACGCAGGTCACCAGCAGGTCCGGGTGGTCGAACGCGGC comes from Micromonospora vinacea and encodes:
- a CDS encoding NAD-dependent epimerase/dehydratase family protein, with the protein product MRLLVLGGTGFVGGATVTEAVRRGWSVTVFNRGLHGMVPPGVHRLRGDRTAPDGLAALAGGEWDVVVDTWDGAPRAVRDAARTLAGAVAHYAYVSSGSVYAPPVPANVGEEASTVEARADATEGDYAQLKAGGELAATEVYGERALLVRAGLILGPGEDIGRLPWWLRRVSRGGDVLAPGPADLPVQYVDVRDLARWTLDRAVEGTGGAFNVISHPGHTTMGELLDSVVAVTGSDARLRWTDPEPILAAGVVPWNDLPIWVPRGHEFRWLQERGVQKAYAAGLTCRPVAETVADTWRWLTAVGSVPPRAGRPAREPVGLDPEREAALLAV
- a CDS encoding Acg family FMN-binding oxidoreductase; protein product: MDIGYTAAQLRTAAVDAVRAPSLHNTQPWRLRLRDGGIEVLADPSRRLPATDPSGWGVRIACGAALFNLRIALAVAGIPARVRLRPDPAEPDLLARLVPDLPRRPTPTEQSLYAAMPRRFSNRQPFWPDPVPADARWRLGEAAHAEQCWLELLIGVSAVSAFGELARSAHRVLERDPAYRAERERWLRREPTPDGVPSSAGGPQGEPQDVLPTRAYGGRDRAPGRDFEPEPLVGVLGSVGNTAVDQVIAGQALQRLLLTATDAGLSVSMLSQPIEVPAAREQLRLSLGRFGTPQMVLRIGYGQPGRPTPRRGVDEVLDLPVAQT
- a CDS encoding response regulator; translated protein: MIRVFLLDDHEVVRRGLADLLQSSGDIEVVGESGSAQEAARRIPALRPDVAILDARLPDGNGIDVCRDIRAVDSSIKGLILTSYEDDEALFAAIMAGAAGYVLKQIRGTDLVDAVRRVAAGQSLLDPAITTRVLERIRNGVEQPRELKSLTEQERRILEYVAEGLTNREIAGRMFLAEKTVKNYVSSVLAKLGLERRTQAAVLATRLLGKTP
- a CDS encoding sensor histidine kinase; the encoded protein is MSPLSRVRLDELLQEMLVRVGEVVTSRERLRALLDAVVGIGTNLDLRTTLQRIVQAACELVGARYGALGVVGPDRLLHDFIVHGITPEQHEQIGDLPHGRGVLGLLIDEPRPLRMPDITQHPRSYGFPANHPPMHSFLGVPVLIRDQVFGNLYLAEKQGGAQFTEDDEEIVVALAAAAGVAIENARLYALAHRRERWLAATAEITTVLLGEVRRTDALALVARRAREVAEAELALVLLYDTDAEQFSVEVVDGADEQAHALVGAVLPAADTSFGAAVAEGRQDQVDDLAHAAPWPALLHTGQAMISPLTTAETLHGVLIVAHRPERGGGASEEDLTLLGSFAGQAALAMERARGQEERELLVVLEDRERIARDLHDVVIQRLFATGLQLQSAAPMARPEVAKRINAAVDDLDATIRDIRRTIFELRTPMTSELRTEIREAIEAAAEPLGFRPHLELTGPVDSAVPDAIRPDLTAVLREALSNVVRHARSTRVDVAVRVDAGQVTVTVTDNGVGCDPAAARGGLVNLRERANRLDGTFTITGVDPHGTEVRWAVPLRD
- a CDS encoding Acg family FMN-binding oxidoreductase, whose translation is MSQESRLTTALAEAAATAGHAPSVHNTQPWRWRVLPDALELRSVADRQLAATDPEGRLLAISCGTALHHARLALAAEGWRAVVERLPDPADSELLARLTDLSHTTADPDAMRLVQCMQVRHTDRRPVSDEPVPPTAIEEITRAVSAEGCRLQILDRDQVLELAATAAHADTVEAEDPELRTELAYWTSRAGSGTGLPAEVLPEQPAQTTVPGRDFGRPGSLPVGPGHDRMAVYAMLHGDEDERDSWLRAGEALSAGWLTATRLGVSVVPLSAVVEVPGTRQTLRQLLSGIGFPYLVVRLGIADPAHSGPPHTPRLTTAQVVDTSAVR
- a CDS encoding hemerythrin domain-containing protein; protein product: MLAHYAGEHQVVRDVLAGLRDTADLVATDPASPRCLPAVRETHRRLTEHVLPHEAAEERQLYPALASPLGSGEATSTMSRAHVEIRRQVDLLGAQLAQTADGRLRPDQVPDLLATLYGLDAVLRLHLAQEEEEFFSLDPSDPTTARR
- a CDS encoding universal stress protein gives rise to the protein MRDAEILVGYDGSTDASLALGWAVEEARHSGQPVRLAYVFEWLTVASWVGPGVAPGVWPDDTARRQVEDLVRKAAADATAANPGLEITGEVYDGPPALVLQERSAEAGMLVLGSRGHGGFGGLLAGSTAVSVAAHAHCPVVVVRDGAGSAATDQSSGPVAVGVDGSEPSLVALGFAAERAAQRQLPLRVLHAWTAGPGGAAGVPDERAAVEQALEPWRRTFPELAVTVDLVSTSPAAMLIEASRGARLIVVGSRGRGGLAGMLLGSVSQQLIQHAACPVAVVRER
- a CDS encoding phosphoketolase family protein is translated as METALDVHRALTDDELRRLDAYWRAANYLTVGQIYLLDNPLLREPLTPDDIKPRLLGHWGTSPGLNLIYAHLNRVIVARDLDAMLVTGPGHGGPAIVANTWLEGTWSERYHDVARDEAGMARLFRQFSFPGGIPSHVAADVPGSIHEGGELGYALSHAYGAAFDHPDLLVTCVIGDGEAETGPLAGSWLSDVFLNPARDGAVLPVLHLNGYKIANPTVLSRIPETDLLDLMRGSGYQPYVVAGDDPAQVHRTLAATLDRALDEIAEIQRRARSGGVVERPRWPMIILRTPKGWTGPREVDGTQVEGTYRAHQVPLSGVRDNPAHLAELEHWLRSYRPEELFDATGAPVDELLTLPPSGDRRMSANPVTNGGVVLRDLTLPDFRDYGVEVPEPGTPIAGATGVLGPWIRDVISANPETFRLFGPDEVASNRLGAAFEVTDRAWVAATVPGDDHLSPDGRVMEVLSEHLCQGWLEGYLLTGRHGVFTSYEAFIHIVDSMLNQHAKWLKVTRAIPWRQPIASLNYLLSSHVWRQDHNGFSHQDPGFIDHVVNKKAEVVRVYLPPDANTLLATMDHCLRSRHYINVVVAGKQAAPNWLTMTEAIQHTRRGLGIWEWASNDGGTEPDVVLACCGDVPTLETLAAVELLRQNLPALKVRLVNVVDLMRLQPDTDHPHGLTDNEFDTIFTQDRPIIFAYHGYPWLIHRLTYRRSNHDNLHVRGYKEEGTTTTPFDMVMLNDLDRFHLVIDVIDRVPGLAASAAHLRQRMVDARQAARDYTRQYGEDDPQVAEWRWVRETDPTTP